The genome window TTCAAAATAGACTAATTCAATCTATCCGCAAGTACAGATACACAGTCCAACTGAAGACATTCCATATATCTAGCTACTTCTGGAAGAACAAATGCTGCACGTATAACACACGGTGCATCGGAGGGCATTGCATATATCCAGCTACTTGTGGAAAAACAAATGCTTCAATCCCTGTATTTTGAACACCATAACTATCCCAAAGAAAAAAGACACCTCTGTGAACAGAGGTTTCCTCACCCCTTGTAATGTTAGTCGGGAAGGGATAACAGAGAGATAAGACAAGATTCGAATCAAATTTACGATAACAAGACAATATAATTCAAGGCTCTTAAGAGTGAAAAAGAGAGGACCAGCAAGGGGGAACACACCTAAATAGTTATCGCTATAGCATGTTCCTAATCTAACTAATTTACCACATCAGATCAAGACTGCTTAGTATGTAggcaataattttataaattaccgTGGTTAATTGTTTTGCTTAGACCCACAATCAAATtcctatttaatttattaagcCATAAGTGACAGAAATCacaatatataatcaattttaacAATCAATATATGTCACATTTTCCAGGCTTGAAAGAACTGTTCAAGTGGCAATCAATTGTAAGGCTAGTTTGCTGAAATTATGGATTTTATCTATCCCTTCTCTCATTACAATCACAAGAATAAACTAATTCTTCCTTCCAAGTTCATCTCCTCGCTTAATCCTGCACAAATTAGGTCATCATTTCCTTATATTACATCCATCACCTAGTTCCTTTTTTGGTacacattaatatatatatatttcaacatATTAGCTTTTAAGTCCAAGGGGAAGATGACGATGAGCCTAGCTATCATTGGGGACAGGGCGAGGCTGAGCCTAGATCCATTGAGCTATTTAATCTTTTAAGGACTACTTCTCAAGTCAATACAATAGTGTCTGCAGCTCAAAAAATGCCAAGTAATATTTTTACGAGAATTACTTCTAGGCAAGTTAACAATTTTTTCAACATTTGTCAAGCAGGATAGCGTTAAAATTCAAAAAGCTACAGAGTAGAAACTAAATATTGGTAACATACTAATGCAGAGTTTAAGCTGGTGCAAAAGCTACTGATATCGGTATTAAATGATGAGAACATGACATATGTGTGGAATAGGGCTAGTATGGCAACTAAAAAAGGAATGCAATATTGTTTAATGATGACTTACCAAAGTTCAAAGAAACAAAGAGCTTATTACTTAATAATCTCAAGATAGAACAATCAAGGATAATATAAGCATAATTTTTTACTGAAAGTAATAACTTGAAATGGGTCAGTAGACTCTCTTAATTAAAGAAATGACCTGAAATGGGTCAGTAAAAGAGAATGGCAGGTGGTAGGAGCCAGGAGGTAGTGAcaaaattcaaaacaaaatattgaaaaactGATCCAAATATAAGGAATCCCTAGAATAAAAATATGGTATAGCAATCGAGATCTTAGGAAAGCAAACTATATATTGCATACGggactgatttttttttttttaaagataaaaatattcAGTATGCAAtccaataatataaattatatgcaaTAACGGACAAATCATTTGCATGTTCAAAATTTCAAACACCCAAGTaaaaagattttgcagatgcTCCAAAAGCAATTATCTTCACAGCCAACACTACTAAAACTGTGTCCAATCAAGCATCTAAACAAAAACCTACAATAGCAAACAACCAGCATATGTTCACGTTCATGAAGAACCAAAATGGAAAAGGAACTGCTCCTTGTATCTTCTTAACAAAATACTATATGTTATATTGGCAATCTAAAATCTAACCTGACTGAAGAAGGTAACTGGGGGATTTGAAACTTTTTTACATGTAATGATGCCAAAATAACCTGCAAAAATGCAACAGAAAGAGTGAGAAGAGAGATTCTTATCACTTCCTTGTTTAGTCTTCAGTCTTAACTGATTCACCCTTGTTACATGTAATAAAAACTGACAACCATTGCTAAAGTGTGGATCATTTGAAATAAAGGAGTGAACCTTATAAACATAGTCAAATAGAAGACTATAGAAAAACAAAAGATCTAAAATAATTCAAACTGTTGCCgttttcaaaataaaagataatagaAGATTCATGGGAGAAACAGTTTTACAATTTCTTCGCGACTTTGTCTCTATTTCGTATTTAATGATCATCAAACATGTTTCATGTACCGCTGTTATGACAGTTTGACCAAGAAGCCTACGATTTTGTGCTATATTTAACACACATTTGTTATAACAAAAACTGTGAAAACTACATAAGAAGTTCTAGGATGAAACCTATGCTTCATATGTAGgtactattttaaaattattgaatgAAGATTCAACATTCTTTTATTTAAGCTATAAAGATGATTACACCGAGACTGCAGCGCCACTAATTCTTATTGGATGACAATACTATCCTCTTTGAAAACCTTTCATTATTGCCTACTGCAACTAGTCATTACGATAGTCCATAGATGATAGACTACCCCTTGCCTAAATTTTATCTCAATATCTTACAAATTTAAAGTTCATGCGATTTGTAATACCACAATTTGTTGATATCAGGTCATAATTGAAATACATACCAACAAAAGCTGAATATTTCTTGTTTGGAGGGAGGGCATATCACCAAACTTCTTTTTATATAGAAGCAGCATTCAACGGCTTTGTTTCACCTACCCGGGGCATGCACTGCACCTAAGAAAGAAGGAAGGTCTCCGAAACACATACCACCATTACAGAAATGCAAATTACCCAAAGCCATATTTACAAAATTCatctattaaaatcttataTTAGAAAAGCCAAAATATAGATTAAAAACAAGCTGAACAAAAAGATGATGCAGTCTTCTTCCAACTTTCAGATATACATATATTGTAATGTGCACTCTTTACAGGAAAAAGATGCGCGATACCTTATTGATGGAGAGAGTAGGGTTGTAATTAAATTCTTTCCTTTCTCGGCTTCTGCATCTAATTTGGGTCGTAATTCTAGTCACTCTTTCTACAGATAGATGACGCATTTTTGTTATTTCCATCACTACAAATTTGGTGTTTGGAGTGATCGAATATCAGTAAGCTTGATATAGCAGTTGCATGAAAATTCCCTACCGACAAATATCAGAGTACGTATACAACAATGAGTGAGCAAGTCTGTCTTCATATATAGGTGTCAGAGAAGTTATATGACTATCACCGGAACAGTAATAATGATAAATATCTATTATCTCAGTAGCGAGACAAGTAGATGTCATAATAGCTTATCACCATAAACCAACGTCAACaacatacataaataaattatatcttaACGAGGCATGACGACTACAAAAGGAAGCAACTTAAATTGTCGCCGATTACAAATAACTGACAGATGAGCATAGTCCAAGAGTCCTTCACTCATTACACTACTTGCAATCTTAACATGTAAACAAACAATGAATATGACGAAACAAAATAAACAAGTTGCGTAGGGTAAAAGCATTTTAGAGCCTCTTGTTGAGTTTTACGTAAAATGCATGCACAACATCACAAGAAAATATCATTGGCTACAAAATCACATTCTCTAACAAGAAATTTGAATTCTGTTGAATCAATATTATAAGCAATAGTAGTGCTTTCTAAATTTTACTTCAcacaaaaccaaaaacacatgagTAGATAGCAAATTTAGGAAGTGCTGTGTTTCAGTttgagttatatatatttaagatgaTATAGAAAACTAAACAAATACAGCATGATTGCAGATTGCAAATTTTAAACTTTAGAGGAGTAAACAGCTACAGAAGTCAATTACAAAGGATAATGAAAAGCAAACTATGGATTATAATGTGAGAAAGACCAGAGCCTTTGtaaatttcttttatatatccATTCAGGTTCTCCTCTGGCTACTTCCTGAGGTGCTGCCACTGAAGCTAGACCATCTTCTTAGAGTACCAACTAAACTTCTCCCTGCAGTAAGGCGTAACCGAGCCTTAAATGATGCTGACCGAACAGACCTAGGTCGACCACTACTGCTTGACGCAACATTCGTACCTGTGTCTTGGGCAGTTCCTGGTAGATTTTGAGCAGCATTAACTTCCTGAGCACCATCACCAGCAACAACTTCCTGGTTCTCAGGCTCAGGAGTATCCAAGTTAACAGCCACAGAAGCCCTATTTAACCTCAACCAATCAGCACCCTCAGAAGTCACGGCTCTACATTTCTTAACCTTGACTTTAACCAAATTGGGACAACCCCCTGCAAGAGCTTCCATACCATGATCAGAAACGGGACAACTTTTAATACATAGCTTCTTCAAAGCAACACATTTTGCAGCAATGCACGAAATCTCTGCATCTCCAACAGTCTCACTTCCGCACAATGCCAACCGTTCTAAACTCTGACAATTCGTAGCCAACCGCTCAATACTCACACACGTAGGATTCACACCGATAAGAACAAGCTCAAGCAAGTTAGGACAATGTCTAGCAACAGCAATAAGACCTTCATCACTAATCCTATTCGTCTTCCATCCATCAATATGCAGTTTCCGAATAAGCTTACAACCCTCCGCCACAGCCATTAACCCTAAATTCGTACACTCGGGAGTCTTAACAAGATGCAATATCTCGATATTCACGCAACTCGCCAAAGCTGCTACTCCAGCATCACTAACCTGAATCCTCTCCAGATGTACTTCAACTAAACTTGTTACACGGCTTGTAATCTCCTCCAAAAGCTTATCCCAGTCCCCCGAGCACCTATTAAGCTTCaacgtcttcaaattctttgctCCCATAATTAACGGACCAAAACACTGCCCCGAGTAAAGCTCCTTCAAGCAAATCGTCTTAAGAGAACCACCAGCCAATCCAGGACCAATCGGCTCCAACGCCGCTCCATCAGGATTACACCTAAGCCTCTTAACCGACAATTCCTCCAACGTAGGGCAATTATCAAGCAACGCATTCATCCCTTTGGCCCCAAATGTACATGAACCGCACGAAAACTTCCTCAAATTCCTGCAATTCCTCGCCAATGCACTCATCCCTACCCCACTCAACTCCTTACATGCACGAATCTTCAACCGCGTGAGTTTTCGACATTTCTCCGAAACCAACACCAGCGCCTCATCTCCGATACTCTCAGATCTCCGCTCACACTTCAACGCCAGCTTCGT of Daucus carota subsp. sativus chromosome 3, DH1 v3.0, whole genome shotgun sequence contains these proteins:
- the LOC108214163 gene encoding F-box protein At1g47056; this translates as MGQSTSTPSRPISDSLSPLSPSISPRFLKDRVFMDSTAACDRDRDVGFDYTSCIPDECLACVFQLLGSGDRKRCSLVCRRWLRVEGQSRYRLSLNASSEISGAIERIFDRFDSVTKLALKCERRSESIGDEALVLVSEKCRKLTRLKIRACKELSGVGMSALARNCRNLRKFSCGSCTFGAKGMNALLDNCPTLEELSVKRLRCNPDGAALEPIGPGLAGGSLKTICLKELYSGQCFGPLIMGAKNLKTLKLNRCSGDWDKLLEEITSRVTSLVEVHLERIQVSDAGVAALASCVNIEILHLVKTPECTNLGLMAVAEGCKLIRKLHIDGWKTNRISDEGLIAVARHCPNLLELVLIGVNPTCVSIERLATNCQSLERLALCGSETVGDAEISCIAAKCVALKKLCIKSCPVSDHGMEALAGGCPNLVKVKVKKCRAVTSEGADWLRLNRASVAVNLDTPEPENQEVVAGDGAQEVNAAQNLPGTAQDTGTNVASSSSGRPRSVRSASFKARLRLTAGRSLVGTLRRWSSFSGSTSGSSQRRT